A part of Populus alba chromosome 8, ASM523922v2, whole genome shotgun sequence genomic DNA contains:
- the LOC140955894 gene encoding serine carboxypeptidase-like 50 translates to MESTTVIFLFLLFLHHPSATSSTPTSIFPNEALPTKSGYVPVKPKTNSAIFYTFYEAQKPTSPLSQTPLLIWLQGGPGCSSMIGNFLELGPYRVVDSQDNEHPALQPSLGSWNRIFGLIFIDNPIGTGFSIASSPEEIPRDQHTVAEHLFAAISEFIKLDPVFKTRPIYITGESYAGKYVPAIGYYILKKNTKLPVAKQVNLKGVAIGNGVTDPVTQVKTHALNAYFSGLINERQKGELEEAQREAVKLVRMGNWSEATDARSRVLNMLRHVTGLATLNDFTRKVPYKTKLVTKLMQLAEVKNALKANESIVFEECSDTVGEALHGDVMKSVKYMVEFLVKKSNVLLYQGHLDLRDGVFSTEAWVKTMKWEGIGKYLMAERKVWKVNGVLAGYVQKWRSFSNVVVLGAGHLVPADQAVNSQAMIEDWVLERGLFSNVEGEL, encoded by the coding sequence ATGGAGTCAACAACAGTCATtttcctcttcctcctcttcctccacCATCCTTCAGCTACATCATCAACACCCACCTCTATTTTTCCAAACGAAGCTCTCCCCACAAAATCAGGTTATGTCCCTGTCAAACCCAAAACCAACTCAGCTATTTTCTACACGTTTTACGAGGCTCAAAAACCGACTTCACCTCTTTCCCAAACCCCACTTCTCATCTGGCTCCAAGGTGGCCCTGGCTGCTCCTCCATGATTGGAAACTTCCTTGAACTTGGCCCTTATCGCGTTGTCGATTCGCAAGACAACGAACACCCTGCTCTTCAGCCCAGTTTAGGCTCCTGGAACCGTATTTTTGGCCTAATTTTCATCGATAATCCAATAGGGACCGGATTTAGTATCGCTTCGAGCCCTGAAGAGATACCAAGAGATCAACACACTGTTGCTGAGCATCTCTTCGCCGCCATCTCTGAGTTTATTAAACTAGACCCAGTGTTCAAGACTCGCCCGATTTATATAACCGGAGAGAGTTATGCAGGAAAGTATGTTCCTGCAATTGGATATTACATTTTGAAGAAGAATACGAAGCTGCCTGTGGCGAAACAGGTGAATCTGAAGGGTGTTGCTATAGGTAATGGGGTAACGGATCCGGTGACACAAGTCAAAACTCATGCCCTGAATGCTTACTTTTCTGGATTGATCAATGAGAGACAAAAGGGTGAATTGGAAGAAGCTCAAAGGGAGGCAGTTAAGTTGGTTAGAATGGGAAATTGGAGTGAGGCAACAGATGCAAGAAGTAGGGTCTTGAATATGTTGCGACACGTGACAGGACTAGCCACTTTGAATGACTTCACTAGGAAAGTGCCCTACAAAACAAAATTGGTAACTAAATTGATGCAACTAGCCGAAGTGAAGAATGCATTGAAGGCAAATGAATCTATAGTTTTTGAGGAATGTAGTGACACGGTGGGGGAAGCATTGCATGGAGATGTAATGAAGAGCGTTAAGTATATGGTGGAATTCTTGGTTAAGAAGAGTAACGTGTTGTTGTATCAAGGGCATCTTGATTTGAGAGATGGAGTGTTTTCAACAGAGGCTTGGGTCAAGACAATGAAATGGGAAGGGATAGGGAAGTATTTGATGGCTGAGAGGAAGGTGTGGAAAGTAAATGGTGTGCTTGCTGGGTATGTGCAGAAGTGGAGGAGTTTTAGCAATGTTGTGGTGTTAGGGGCTGGGCATCTTGTGCCTGCTGACCAAGCAGTGAATTCTCAGGCTATGATAGAGGATTGGGTCCTGGAAAGGGGGCTCTTTTCTAATGTGGAAGGGGAGCTCTGA